The Gracilibacillus caseinilyticus genome segment TAAAGAAGAATGGCGTTAATGTTGATATAATAAATTAAGGACACTTTTAACAAATCATAAGAGGTGGTTAAACTTGCATCCAAATAATAAATGTTTATGGTATAAAGAACCTGCTGGTAACTGGAATGAAGCATTGCCAGTAGGGAATGGCCGAATAGGTGGTATGGTTTTTGGTCACGTTTCTAATGAAAGGATTCAGTTAAATGAGGATTCAATCTGGTATGGAGGACCAAGAGATAGGCTAAATCCTGATGCTTTTTCCCATTTGAATAGAGTTAGAGAGTTATTGGCAAATGGGAATTTATATGAAGCAGAAGAACTGGCTAAATTGAGTATGTCTGGTATTCCGAAGTCACAAAGACACTATGAACCTTTAGGTGAAATAAACATTGATTTTGATGAAATAAATAGATACAAAAATTATTATAGAGCGTTAGATTTAAATACTGCTATTGTAAATACTGAGTTTGTCACTAATAATATAACCTATCAAAGGGAAGTGTTTACTAGTTATCCGGATCAAGTGATGGTAATAAGGTTATCAGCAACGGAACAAAATTCTATATCCTTTCAAGCTAGTCTAGACCGGGGAAACACTAGAAACCTTGATACGACAGAACAGCTGTCTTCATCAAGTATTGTAATGGGTGGAGAAACTGGTGGAAGAGACGGTATTGCGTTTGCGGCGGTCTTAAAAGTTATAGCAGAGGATGGAGATGTCAGAGCATTAGGGAATCGTATATGTGTTAATCAAGCTAGTGAAGTTACCATATTGTTAACTGCTGCAACGACATATCGATTTGAAGATCCAAAAGAACAATGTGTCCATACGATATCTTGTGCTGCTAGAAAAGGATACTATGATTTAAGAAAAACACATATAACAGATTATCAAACATTATTTCAACGAGTTGAGTTAACACTTGCAGATCATTCCACATTGAAAAAGGATTTACCGACAGATGAGCGACTTAAATTACTGCAACAAGGAAAAATAGATCTCGGCCTGATCGATACATATTTTCATTTTGGCCGTTATCTGATGATTGCATCGAGCAGACCAAATTCTTTACCGGCTACTTTGCAAGGGATTTGGAATGATTTAATGTTCCCGCCCTGGGATAGTAAGTATACGATCAATATCAATGCACAGATGAATTATTGGCCGGCAGAAGTGTGTAATCTATCCGAATGCCATGTGCCTTTATTAAAGCATATCGAAAAAATGAAAAACTCAGGCAGAATAACAGCTAAGAAAATGTATAACTGCCGTGGATTCACCGCACATCATAATACGGATATTTGGGGAGATACAGCTCCACAGGATATTTATCCTCCGGCAAGTTATTGGCCAATGGGAGCAGCTTGGCTATGCTTACATTTGTGGGAACATTTTCAATATTCAACAGATGTCCCATATTTAAAACAGGCTTACGAAACGATGAAAGAAGCAGCTTTATTTTTTGTTGATTTTCTAATTGAGAACAACGATGGCTACTTGATTACAACGCCTTCTGTTTCTCCAGAAAACACGTATATATTACCTGATGGGGAGAAGGGCAGGTTATGTGAAGCGCCTTCTATGGACAGTCAAATCATTGATGCGCTTTTATCCAGTTGTATAAAAGCAAGTGATATATTAGGGATGGATAAAGAGTTTTCTCAACAACTATCAGAGTTAAGAGATAAGTTACCTCCAATAAAAATAGGAAAGCACGGTCAAATTCAAGAATGGCTAGAGGATTATGAAGAAGCTGAGCCTGGTCATCGTCATATCTCTCATTTATTTTCCTTACATCCCAGTAATCAGATTTCACCGATTACTACTCCTGCATTAGCCAAAGCAGCAGAAGTGACATTGAACAGAAGGTTAGCGCATGGTGGCGGACATACCGGCTGGAGCCGAGCCTGGATTATCAACATGTGGGCTCGTTTACATGATAGTGAAGCTGCTTATGACAATGTAGTAGAACTGTTAAAATCGTCTACACTGCCCAATTTATTCGACAACCATCCACCATTCCAAATTGACGGAAATTTTGGTGGAACTGCTGGCATTATAGAAATGATTGTGCAGAGCCAAAATGACGAAATTCATTTTCTTCCTGCTATTCCAAAAGCATGGGAAGATGGATATGTAAGGGGAGTAAAGGCTAGAGGAGGATATGAATTAGAGTTTGAATGGAAGCAGCATCAATTACAGTATATTAACATTCATGCTGTACAATCAGGAACCGTACGTATACGAGTAGATGCACCTGTAAAGGTTGACAACCAAGTAGTCACACAAAAGGATCACAATTTGTATGAGGTGTTAGTAGAAGCTGATCAAACTTCGTGTATTTTATTACATCCCGTTAGAAAGGTTATGAAATAAAAAGAGGCTGGGCATAAAATGTGTAAGCTAACAAACGTAATGATATAAAATTGTATTTTCATTTGGTGATTTTGACATTTTTACTGTGCTAAGGAAAAGCTCCGGAAATATGCTCCGCGTCCTGTGGGGCACGGCTTCAGCTAGGCTACTACTTGAACAATTTCTTTGTTGCCTTGTGCCGAGGAAGCTTAGTTCGAAGCGATACTAGTAGACACAGGCAAAGTGGATCCTCAGCTCGTGCTGACGCATGAGGAGTCTCCGCATATTTCCCACGCTTAAAGGAAGAGATACAATGCATGGAACAGCTAAAAGCATTGGCGCTAAGCAGTTTATGTACTTATATTAAATACTTTTGCAATAAATTGGTATAAACAGACCAATATGCTATCTCTTGCAACCGTTGTAGAACATTAACATTAGAGTAGGTCAACCAAATAGACTCCCGCGGGATTGTGCAGGTGCTGAAGATCCACTTTGTGAAACGATCTTCTTCACAAAGTTAGTTTCAGCCGTGCCCCGCAGGACGCGAAGTGGTTGGCCGGAGCGGAATTTTAGCACACTATATATGTCAATATGATCTCAAAGCTGATCATCATGTTCATTTTTCACGATTATATACGAAGTTACTTCATCGTTTATAGATAAGGTGTAAGAAGAATGCCGTACACTACATTGGTTTTATATAATCATAATCCATGTAGTGTGCGGCTTTTATTGAGGTTTAATCTTGTTCTCTGGCTCTTTCTGTTATTCGGTTAATCCTTCTTTAATCGTTTGGATATTCCATTTCATCATATCAATATAAGTATCTCCATCTTCACCGGTTTTTCCTAATGAATCGGTAAACACTTTACCCATAATCGGTACATCTGTCTCTGCCGATACTGCTTCCATACTGCGGGGGTCAATACTTGTTTCAAGGAATAATCCTTTTATTCCTTTATCGCTAATAATGTCAACAATTCTAGTAATTTGTTTAGGTGTTCCTTGATTCTCTTGGTTAATCTCCCAAATATATTCAGCCTGGAAGCCGTATGCTGCACTAAAGTATTTAAATGCACCTTCACTAGTCACTAATACACGCTCTTTTTCGGGGATTTCATTGTATTGCTCAATTGCATCCTGATGCAGCTCTTTCAATTGTGTGATATATTCTTCGGTATTTTTTTCATAGACGTCTTTATTGTCGGGATCGACTTCGATTAATCCGTCTCGTGCATTCTCCGCATATTGGATACCATTTTCAATATTTAACCAAGCATGTGGATCTTCTTCACCCTCATTCCCTTCTGTTGTTAAATACATTGGTTCCACGCCTTCACTCATTAGAAATACCGGCGCATCTTCTTCATCTTTTTCTGCTGTTTCCATTAAACGATCGAACCATGAATTACCTGCTTCCAGGTTTAATCCATTATAAAAAATGGCATCGGCATCTGTTGCCTTTTGGACATCTTCCGGTAGTGGGTCATATTCATGCGGATTGGATCCAATCGGTGCAAGGCTATGAATGTCAACTAAATCACCACCAACATTTTTAACGATGTCATAGATAATCGAATAAGTAGTGACCACTTGTACCTTCTCTTCGGTCTCTTCATTATTTGCATTTCCGCTTCCTTCACTTGTATTGCATGCAGTGATCAGCAGCAGTGTACATATACTTACAAAAAACGGTAAATAACTTCTTTTTTTCATAATTTCATTCCTCCTAAAAAAAGATTAATAGTTTAAGTCAAAGAGGCTTTTTTTCTTTTAGCTTTTATCGTTTTCCAAATTAAACCGTGTTTTGGTGCGAGCAAGAAGGCGATAATGAAAATGGCCGTTGACGATAACACAATCGTCGCTCCTGATGCTAGGTTATAAGTAAAACTGAAGAACAAGCCGACAATCGCTGATAAGACACCAATGCCTGCTGCAATAAAAATCATAACCCATAATCGCTCTGTCAACAGATAGGCTGTGGCAGCGGGAGTAATCAACATTGCTACAACTAATACAATACCCACTGTTTGCAGGGAAGCTACTGTTACCATGGTCAATAGCGTCATCAGGAAGTAGTGAATCAGTCTGACTGGCAAACCATAAGCTGCCCCCATGGTTTGGTCGAAGGAGGTGACCAATAGTTCTTTATAGAATAAATAAACTGCTAGGATGACAAATACACCGATTCCTAATGTCGTCCACATATCAGAGGAACGCACTGCTAACACATTGCCAAATAAAATATGGTACAAGTCTGTACTGCTTTTTAGCAAAGTAATCAGGATAATACCGCCAGCAAAGGCTGCTGTGAACATAATCCCGATCGATGTATCGTGCTTAATGCGACTGTTCTGTGAGACAAATCCGATAGCAAGTGCCGTTAAGACACCACTAAATACCGCCCCAAAGAAAAAGTTAATGCCAAACATATAAGAAATCGCTACTCCGGGAAGTACGGCATGAGAAATGGCATCACCCATCAAAGCCATTCCTCTTAAAATAATTAAGCAGCCGATCACACCACAGATAATACCAACCATGATGGAAGTAAATAATGCTTTTTGCAGAAAACCATATTCAAGTATAGCGTGTAAAAATTCCATTACAATGTCACCCCGATTTCATTCATGAACGCAAATTGCCCTTGATAAGCTCTCCCAATCACTTCCGGCTGAAATACTTCGTCAACAGAACCAAAACCGATCAATTCTTTATTCAATAGTATTAATTGATGAAAATAGTCGTTTGCCTTACTAAGATCATGGTGGACAACAATCACTGTTTTTCCTTGCTGGCAAAGCTCTTTCAGAATTTGGATTATCGTTTCTTCGCTGGAGACATCGACGCCTACAAAAGGCTCATCCAAGAAAAAAAGATCTGCTTGTTGTGCTAATGCTCTCGCAAGAAAAACGCGTTGCTGCTGTCCTCCTGAGAGCTCTCCGATTTGTCTTTTGCTAAACTCTTTCATTCCGACTTTGTCTAAACATTGAATCGCCCATTTCTTATCTTTTTTGCTAGGCCTTCTAAATAATTTTAAGTGTGGGTACGTACCTAGCAATACAGCATCTATGACGGTAATGGGGAAATCCCAATCAATATCAGAACGTTGCGGAACATATGCGATTTGTTTACGAGTATCTTTGATGGCTTTGCCCATTACCTTAACGCTGCCTTTGTCTCTAGGAATCAGATTCAGCATAGCTTTTAATAAAGTGGATTTACCTGCACCATTCGGTCCGATAATGCCGACTAGATTCCCGGAGTTAATAGATAAGCTAACTCCTTTGATCGCTTCATTCCCATGATACGAAACATGAAGATTATTGATTGAAAGTGCCTCACTACCCATATTCTTTCTCTCCTTTAAAAATTAGTAGTATATAATTTAATTTCTCTTTAGAAATAATATGTTATTAATCTAATTAAAATTCATTAAAGATAAAAAGTTTCCTTGATGAAAATTATATGCATAAAACTAAAAATGTCAACTGTTATTTGAAAATATTTTGTTGAGATCATGTGAAGTATGAGCAGGAGTAGCCCATTGTGAAAAGTTGATAGAGGGAAGAGCTGCTGTTGAATATGCTCAAAAATTAGAAAAAGGACAGACTATACCGCTTCCAAATCAGGTTAAGTTGGAATATAATGTACATATAAACGTTTTAAATTATCATTTTTAGTGATACACTATAAAATAGAATAGCTAATAATTAGAAAAGTTACGGACGAATCGGGTTCGTCTTCTTTTCAGTAAATCTTATCGAGTAAGGAAGGTAGAAATGAGCGACTCACATATGAAAACAGACGTGATTTTAATAGGTGCTGGAATTATGAGTGCGACATTAGGGTCGATGTTGAAAGAACTAGATCCTGATATGGATATTACTGTATTTGAAAGACTGGACAAAGCAGGGGATGAAAGCTCGAATGAATGGAATAATGCAGGTACCGGGCATTCTGCTTTGTGTGAGTTGAATTATACGAAGGAAAATGCGGATGGTACGATTGATATAACGAAGGCTTTGAAGATCAATGAACAATTTCAAGTTTCGAAACAGTTTTGGTCTTACTTAGTTAACAATCAACGCCTTACACGTCCAAGTGAATTTATTGAACCGTTGCCTCACATGAGTTTTGTTCGAGGTGAGAGCAATGTAAGGTTTTTAAAAAAGCGTTTTGAAGCGCTTTCCGAGAATCCGTTGTTTGAAGGGATGGAGTTTTCGGATGATCCGGAGAAATTAATGGATTGGACGCCATTAATGATGAAAGAGCGGAATAACTCAGAACCAATTGCGGCAACGAAGATTGATACTGGAACAGATGTGAATTTTGGCGCTTTAACGAGAAAGATGTTTGATCAGTTAGAAGAACAAAATGTATCGGTACAATATAAGCAAAATGTGGACGATATTAAACGGACAAGTGATGGTGGCTGGGAATTAAAGATCCGTAACGTGGACAGTGGAGAAGTTGTACGCCATACAGCTAAGTTTGTTTTTATTGGTGCAGGTGGAGGTAGTTTACACCTGTTACAGAAATCAGGTATCCCGGAAGGCCGCAATATCGGTGGTTTCCCAGTAAGTGGCTTATTTATGGTTTGTAAAAATCCTGATGTGGTGGCACAGCACCATGCAAAAGTATATGGGAAGGCAAAAGTTGGGGCTCCACCAATGTCTGTACCACACCTTGATACGAGATTTATTGAAAACAAAAAATCATTATTATTCGGACCTTTTGCTGGATTTTCGCCGAAATTCTTAAAGACTGGTTCAATGTTCGATTTAATTACATCAGTGAAGCCTGATAACCTGTTTACCATGTTAGCGGCAGGTGCGAAAAACATGTCGTTGACGAAATATCTTATTGAGCAAGTGATGTTGTCGAAGGAAAAACGAATGGAAGAGCTAAGAGAATTTGTTCCTGATGCCAAAAGTGAAGATTGGGATATTGTGATAGCAGGTCAACGGGTCCAAGTTATTAAAGATACGGATGCAGGAAAAGGGACATTGCAATTTGGAACAGAAGTGGTACATTCCGCAGATGGGACAATTGCTGCGTTACTAGGTGCATCACCAGGTGCTTCCACAGCTGTATCAGTCATGCTGCAAGTAATTAAAGAATGCTTTCCACATAAAATTGATGAATGGGAACCGAAGTTAAAAGAAATGATCCCTTCTTATGGTGAGGCTTTATTAGAAAACCCAGATTTAATTGAAGAAATCAAAACCACCACTGCGAAAGCATTGCAATTAAATGAGAGACCACAGTCAACAGACGATAACGATATTTTACAAGAAGTATAACTTGCTATAATAGCAAGTTGTACTTCTTTTTTGCACTTAATTGTGGAAAAATACTTATAATACGGGTTATGTAAACTTCATGATTTGCTCTTAGATCATTTTGAAATAGGACATCGGTTTTAGCAAAGCTCCTAAAAATTGCTCCACGTCCTGTGGGGATCGTCTAGTTTCCATAATCCGTATTATATCAATTGAATTTTGGACAATGATATATTTTTTGTTATCGAAAAATAAGTAAGAGAGAATGGATCTGGTTGAGACTAGTCAGGAGTATTCAATTAACCTGTGCTTATCTGAAGCGAATAGAAATATAGACGGCAAATTAGGATAATAAATAGATGAATTTCGTTATAGGTATTCTATGCATATTTAGTACAATAGAGGTATAGCAGAGCATCTTTCGCGAGTTAACTATAACAGGAGGGATCGTAATGAATTTGGACATGTTTCATCCAGCTGATCAATTAATGATGTTTATGGAAAGAATTTATCAAAGTGGACTGACAACAACATCTGGAGGCAATATTTCGATTAAAGATGAAGAAGGCGATATTTGGATTACACCTGCAGGAGTGGATAAAGGCAGCTTAACAAGAGATGATATGGTGTGTGTCAAACCAGATGGAACGAAGGAAGGTCTTCATAAGCCTTCAAGTGAATTTCCTTTTCATCAACTTATTTATCAGGCGAGACCAGATTTGAAAGCGATTGTACATGCGCACCCACCGGCACTTGTAGCATTTAGTATTGTGCGAAAAGCACCTAATACTAAGATTATGGCAAATGTGTATCAAACATGTGGTGAAGTCGCAATTGCCAAATACGGATTACCAGGCAGTAATGATCTAGGAGAAAAAATTGCAGCAGAATTCAAAAAGGGCTACCAATCCGTTATCCTTGAAAATCATGGTGTGGTAGTGGGAGACGATAATCTGTTTGATGCTTTCAAACGATTTGAAACATTGGATTTCTCGGCTCGCATTGAAGCAGAGGCTAATCGAATGGCTCCTGCCAAAGGGCTAGACACCGATACAATTGCCAAACACCAACACCAAAGTGAACTTGAAGAATTTGCTCCTGAATCATACAGCATTAAAGAAAGAGAGTTGCGTGCGAAGATGTGTAAGTTAATTCACCGTGCTTATAAACAAAAACTCTTTACGAGTACACAAGGCACTTTCTCTCAACGATTGACTGACGATTCGTTTTTGATAACTCCATATGATATCGATCGTCATTATTTAGAATCAAGTGATATTGTACGGATTGAAAAGGGAAAAAGAGAGCGTGGAAAGATACCAAGTCGATCTGCTCGTTTGCATCAGTATATTTATGAAAAACATCCGCATATTGAGTCGATCATTTTGGCCCATCCGCCTCATGTAATGGCTTTTGCGGTGACAGATGCTGTATTGGATTCGAAAACGATTCCGGAGAGTTATATTTTAATGCGTGAAATTCCAAAATTACCTGCAATTTCACCACATACTGATCCCGAAAAAGTAGCGGATGTATTCACACCTGCAACACCAATTGCTATTGTGGAGAATGAATGTGTTATTGTAACAGGATCTGATTTATTAAATGCTTTTGACCGCTTAGAGGTAGCAGATTACAGTGCTCGTGCATTAATTGTCTCAAAGGATTTAGGGGAAATTGTTCAAATAGATGACCAAAGTATTCACGAGCTGGAGAAGGAATTTGGTTTACCGAAATAAATAGAAAAAAAGCGATTTTTCGAGCCATTGCAACGAAAAATCGCTTTTTGTTTATCTCATGGATAACTTTTCTTTATTCTGTGGTAGTTTGATTTTCAGATGTAGAACCTTCGGTTGGTTCAGCTAATCCAAGTTCTGACTTCAGTTGTTGTGATGCTGTTCGTAAACCTTCTTCTGTTGGAACAAAGTAATAGGAACCACCGATTACTTGATCCGATCCTTCTATTTCGTATGTTTTAATGCCAGAAGCATTCATAGAAGAGTAAGATTGTTGTAATTGATAAATCTCTGTCGCACTTAGACTGGTTGTGATATTTTCACCTAAAATATCAGAAATTTCGCCAACCTTGAACAGTGTACCAGCAGAGATCGCCTGATCAATGGAAGCTTGTATAAATTGACGTTGTCTTTCCTCACGTGAATAGATCGCATTGACATCGCGTTTTCTCATTCGAACAAACGCTAGCGCTTCTTCTCCATCTAATTTCTTTGTTCCTTTTTCAAAGTAAATACGAGCGTCATTATCGTAGAAATTCTTCTCCCAGAAAGGTTCTTTAATATCTACAGTAACACCACCTAGAGCATCAACTATCTCTTTGAAACCATCAAAGTTAACCGTTACATACTCATCAATTGGTATATCTAATTCTTCTTCTACTTTTTCGACGGTTAATTTGTTAGCTCCATAACCTGTAATCGAACCATACGTATATGCGGCATTAATCTTGTGAGAACCAGCGTACTGACCAGCTTCCTCCTCGGTAAATTCTACTTGCGTGTCACGCGGAACAGAAGTCATTGTCATTTGTTCTGTATCAGGGTTAAGTGTCACAACAATTTGTGTATCAGCACGACCATTTTTACCATCTGTTTCATAGTCTTCCACACCGATTAACAGAATCGAAATCGGATCATCACCGATCGTTACTGCTTCTTCTCTTTTCTCTGACTTACCTTCAGGTCGATTCAATTCTTCATGAGAATCTTGAGCTGCGCCAAATACATTCGTTAAAATATAAACTCCAAATGCGATAATTACTAGGACAATGAATAATAAAAACCAAAGGATTCTTTTTTTCCATGACTTCTTCTTTTTACGTTTATCAGTTCTAAATTCAGCCAAATTACATACCTCGCTTACAATCTATTATTATATGAATTGCTTTTTTTCAGTAGAAACGTGCTTAAGTATACGCAATATGCGTAAACAAATCAAGTCCTTCCACAATAATTCTACAATATTGTAATAAAGTCTCCACTAATTATTCGACGAAATACTTCGAAAAAGGTTACAGTTTTACATAAAAAAATTCTTAATATACATATTAGCTCTGTATTTTTGCGGATTGGGGGTGTTTGCATCTATTTTTTATCAAAACTTGTTGTAATGGATGCCCATTGGGTTTTGAAACGTATCGAGATACCGTTATTTTTATTTAAAAGTATCTGGAATCATGTTAAAATAAAGCATATTATTCTCACTTGTATAATAGCAGGAATATGGCCTGCGAGTTTCTACCGGATTACCGTAAATAATCTGACTATGAGTGAGCAATGTCGAAACATGGTGAAGAACCCAAAGAACATTGCTCATCCTATGTCGAGAGCACTGTTTTTTTGGGTTTTTTAATTTTTTTAGAGGAGTGACAGCGATGGAATTATTACAAAAGAAAATTATAAAAGAGGGTATAGCCTTGTCGGATACCGTGTTAAAAGTGGATAATTTTTTAAATCATCAGATTGACCCGCAATTAATGAATGAAATAGGAAAAGAATTTGCTGCTCGTTTTAAAGGAGAAGGTATCACGAAAATTGTAACTCTTGAATCATCTGGGATTGCACCAGCTGTTATGACAGGCTTAGTACTTGATGTACCAGTTATTTTTGCACGTAAAAAGAAGTCTTTAACATTGACGGAAGGCTTAATCACATCTCAGGTGTACTCCTATACAAAGCAAGAAACGAACGATATTTCAATTGCGAGCAAATTTCTGAATGATCAGGATCATGTTCTAATTATTGATGACTTCCTGGCAAATGGACAGGCTGCTCTTGCGCTAGTTGATATTGTAGAAAAAACAAATGCATCCATAGCAGGTATAGGTATTGTCATCGAAAAAGCTTTTCAGGATGGTGGCAAATTTCTCTCAGAGAAAGGGTGCCGAGTGGAGTCACTAGCACGAATCCAATCATTAGCCAATCAAACGATTGAATTTGTAAATTGGGAAACATCAGTGAAGTAGCATTCTGTGCGTGGAGATGAAAAAGCAAAGGTAATGGTGTTAATAATACGGACTCTGTCAACTAGCTTAGTGGTGATTTTGAAATGATTCGTGTGCTTGGATACCGCTCCGGCCAATCACTTCTCGGGGCACGTCTGAAAATCCTGCGGGAGTCTACGTGATTGGCCTGCGCTATTGTGTTGGCTCTACAACTTATACAAGAGCTAGCACATTGAGCTGCTTATAATTGCCATGATAGCATTCGAATTCTACATAACAATATGCCTAGCACCACTGCTTTTTCTGTTCCATACATTGTAGAAATTCCTTAAAGCTTAGGAAATATGCGGAGATTCCGCATGCGTCAGCGCGAGCTGAACATCCACTTTGTCTGTGCCTGTGTCTACAAGTATCGCTTCGAAGCGATTTTACTCGGTACAAGGCAGCAGAGAAGTTATTTATCAAAATAAGCAGATCGAAACAGTTTACTTTACATAATCCGAATTATAGAAAGCTTTTTAAAATGTTAAGTTTAGATAAGGCTAAGCGGGTTTTACAAAAGTCTAACATGTAGCTATGATAATGCCCTCTCTGATCTATGAAATGATTTTTCCTGGTGTTGGTGCTGTTGGGTATGGTGGCACAAATTGCGACAAAATATATTGATAGATAGCTTCTGAGACTGTTGTTTTTTCATTTCGTAAACCTTGATTACCGAACAATACATTAAATTCGAGAATATAGTAGTTGCCATTGCTTACGAGTACGTCAAATCCGGCATGATTAACGGATAATGTTCTGGCAATGGACAGTACTA includes the following:
- a CDS encoding LCP family protein, giving the protein MAEFRTDKRKKKKSWKKRILWFLLFIVLVIIAFGVYILTNVFGAAQDSHEELNRPEGKSEKREEAVTIGDDPISILLIGVEDYETDGKNGRADTQIVVTLNPDTEQMTMTSVPRDTQVEFTEEEAGQYAGSHKINAAYTYGSITGYGANKLTVEKVEEELDIPIDEYVTVNFDGFKEIVDALGGVTVDIKEPFWEKNFYDNDARIYFEKGTKKLDGEEALAFVRMRKRDVNAIYSREERQRQFIQASIDQAISAGTLFKVGEISDILGENITTSLSATEIYQLQQSYSSMNASGIKTYEIEGSDQVIGGSYYFVPTEEGLRTASQQLKSELGLAEPTEGSTSENQTTTE
- a CDS encoding metal ABC transporter permease, which codes for MEFLHAILEYGFLQKALFTSIMVGIICGVIGCLIILRGMALMGDAISHAVLPGVAISYMFGINFFFGAVFSGVLTALAIGFVSQNSRIKHDTSIGIMFTAAFAGGIILITLLKSSTDLYHILFGNVLAVRSSDMWTTLGIGVFVILAVYLFYKELLVTSFDQTMGAAYGLPVRLIHYFLMTLLTMVTVASLQTVGIVLVVAMLITPAATAYLLTERLWVMIFIAAGIGVLSAIVGLFFSFTYNLASGATIVLSSTAIFIIAFLLAPKHGLIWKTIKAKRKKASLT
- a CDS encoding class II aldolase/adducin family protein yields the protein MNLDMFHPADQLMMFMERIYQSGLTTTSGGNISIKDEEGDIWITPAGVDKGSLTRDDMVCVKPDGTKEGLHKPSSEFPFHQLIYQARPDLKAIVHAHPPALVAFSIVRKAPNTKIMANVYQTCGEVAIAKYGLPGSNDLGEKIAAEFKKGYQSVILENHGVVVGDDNLFDAFKRFETLDFSARIEAEANRMAPAKGLDTDTIAKHQHQSELEEFAPESYSIKERELRAKMCKLIHRAYKQKLFTSTQGTFSQRLTDDSFLITPYDIDRHYLESSDIVRIEKGKRERGKIPSRSARLHQYIYEKHPHIESIILAHPPHVMAFAVTDAVLDSKTIPESYILMREIPKLPAISPHTDPEKVADVFTPATPIAIVENECVIVTGSDLLNAFDRLEVADYSARALIVSKDLGEIVQIDDQSIHELEKEFGLPK
- a CDS encoding metal ABC transporter substrate-binding protein; the encoded protein is MKKRSYLPFFVSICTLLLITACNTSEGSGNANNEETEEKVQVVTTYSIIYDIVKNVGGDLVDIHSLAPIGSNPHEYDPLPEDVQKATDADAIFYNGLNLEAGNSWFDRLMETAEKDEEDAPVFLMSEGVEPMYLTTEGNEGEEDPHAWLNIENGIQYAENARDGLIEVDPDNKDVYEKNTEEYITQLKELHQDAIEQYNEIPEKERVLVTSEGAFKYFSAAYGFQAEYIWEINQENQGTPKQITRIVDIISDKGIKGLFLETSIDPRSMEAVSAETDVPIMGKVFTDSLGKTGEDGDTYIDMMKWNIQTIKEGLTE
- a CDS encoding malate:quinone oxidoreductase, whose product is MSDSHMKTDVILIGAGIMSATLGSMLKELDPDMDITVFERLDKAGDESSNEWNNAGTGHSALCELNYTKENADGTIDITKALKINEQFQVSKQFWSYLVNNQRLTRPSEFIEPLPHMSFVRGESNVRFLKKRFEALSENPLFEGMEFSDDPEKLMDWTPLMMKERNNSEPIAATKIDTGTDVNFGALTRKMFDQLEEQNVSVQYKQNVDDIKRTSDGGWELKIRNVDSGEVVRHTAKFVFIGAGGGSLHLLQKSGIPEGRNIGGFPVSGLFMVCKNPDVVAQHHAKVYGKAKVGAPPMSVPHLDTRFIENKKSLLFGPFAGFSPKFLKTGSMFDLITSVKPDNLFTMLAAGAKNMSLTKYLIEQVMLSKEKRMEELREFVPDAKSEDWDIVIAGQRVQVIKDTDAGKGTLQFGTEVVHSADGTIAALLGASPGASTAVSVMLQVIKECFPHKIDEWEPKLKEMIPSYGEALLENPDLIEEIKTTTAKALQLNERPQSTDDNDILQEV
- a CDS encoding glycoside hydrolase family 95 protein — its product is MHPNNKCLWYKEPAGNWNEALPVGNGRIGGMVFGHVSNERIQLNEDSIWYGGPRDRLNPDAFSHLNRVRELLANGNLYEAEELAKLSMSGIPKSQRHYEPLGEINIDFDEINRYKNYYRALDLNTAIVNTEFVTNNITYQREVFTSYPDQVMVIRLSATEQNSISFQASLDRGNTRNLDTTEQLSSSSIVMGGETGGRDGIAFAAVLKVIAEDGDVRALGNRICVNQASEVTILLTAATTYRFEDPKEQCVHTISCAARKGYYDLRKTHITDYQTLFQRVELTLADHSTLKKDLPTDERLKLLQQGKIDLGLIDTYFHFGRYLMIASSRPNSLPATLQGIWNDLMFPPWDSKYTININAQMNYWPAEVCNLSECHVPLLKHIEKMKNSGRITAKKMYNCRGFTAHHNTDIWGDTAPQDIYPPASYWPMGAAWLCLHLWEHFQYSTDVPYLKQAYETMKEAALFFVDFLIENNDGYLITTPSVSPENTYILPDGEKGRLCEAPSMDSQIIDALLSSCIKASDILGMDKEFSQQLSELRDKLPPIKIGKHGQIQEWLEDYEEAEPGHRHISHLFSLHPSNQISPITTPALAKAAEVTLNRRLAHGGGHTGWSRAWIINMWARLHDSEAAYDNVVELLKSSTLPNLFDNHPPFQIDGNFGGTAGIIEMIVQSQNDEIHFLPAIPKAWEDGYVRGVKARGGYELEFEWKQHQLQYINIHAVQSGTVRIRVDAPVKVDNQVVTQKDHNLYEVLVEADQTSCILLHPVRKVMK
- a CDS encoding metal ABC transporter ATP-binding protein, giving the protein MGSEALSINNLHVSYHGNEAIKGVSLSINSGNLVGIIGPNGAGKSTLLKAMLNLIPRDKGSVKVMGKAIKDTRKQIAYVPQRSDIDWDFPITVIDAVLLGTYPHLKLFRRPSKKDKKWAIQCLDKVGMKEFSKRQIGELSGGQQQRVFLARALAQQADLFFLDEPFVGVDVSSEETIIQILKELCQQGKTVIVVHHDLSKANDYFHQLILLNKELIGFGSVDEVFQPEVIGRAYQGQFAFMNEIGVTL
- a CDS encoding xanthine phosphoribosyltransferase; translated protein: MELLQKKIIKEGIALSDTVLKVDNFLNHQIDPQLMNEIGKEFAARFKGEGITKIVTLESSGIAPAVMTGLVLDVPVIFARKKKSLTLTEGLITSQVYSYTKQETNDISIASKFLNDQDHVLIIDDFLANGQAALALVDIVEKTNASIAGIGIVIEKAFQDGGKFLSEKGCRVESLARIQSLANQTIEFVNWETSVK